From the genome of Edaphobacter dinghuensis, one region includes:
- a CDS encoding cation:proton antiporter domain-containing protein has product MTLLLVQMTIVLLTALLCGWLARKLGQARVIGEILGGILIGPSVFGRIAPHSWAALFPQSSFGSFEILSTIGLILFLFLIGSELDYEHLRQQKGTATLASGMSILFPFIMATIVAHSLRIRFAPDGIGRIPFVLFLGISMSITAFPVLARILEERGLQSTPLGTTALMCAAVDDVCAWMLLAIALTLLPHSEHSMGLHYRFLLLCGYLVVMLGVIRPLGNWFVRRKDSIGFSYELLGIIVAVVLCSAAATEAIGVHPLFGAFLAGVCFPRIKSWQVAIRTRVDTIVSVLLLPLFFALTGMRTRLDLLTGNNIWFWMGVVLVVAVAGKMGGAVLAARWTGQSWQNAVALGALLNTRGLVELIVLNIAYNAHVFSPTLFTMLVVMALITTMLTTPVLNLLGIEDRGQKGQDLAVLATAD; this is encoded by the coding sequence ATGACCCTGTTGCTGGTGCAGATGACGATCGTATTGCTGACCGCGCTTCTTTGCGGATGGCTCGCGCGCAAGCTTGGCCAGGCGCGTGTGATCGGCGAGATTCTGGGTGGCATCCTGATTGGGCCTTCGGTGTTTGGCCGCATCGCGCCGCACAGCTGGGCGGCATTATTTCCTCAAAGCTCGTTTGGTTCGTTCGAGATATTGAGCACGATTGGGCTGATTCTTTTTCTCTTTCTGATTGGAAGTGAGCTTGACTATGAGCATCTGCGCCAGCAGAAGGGAACGGCCACGCTTGCGAGCGGGATGAGTATTTTGTTTCCGTTCATCATGGCGACGATTGTGGCTCATTCGCTGCGCATTCGGTTTGCGCCGGATGGGATCGGCCGCATTCCGTTTGTTCTTTTTCTCGGCATCTCGATGAGTATTACGGCATTTCCGGTGCTGGCGCGGATACTGGAGGAGAGAGGGTTGCAATCGACGCCGTTGGGGACGACGGCATTGATGTGCGCGGCGGTGGATGATGTATGCGCGTGGATGCTGCTTGCGATTGCACTGACGCTGCTTCCTCATAGCGAGCACTCGATGGGGTTGCACTACAGGTTTCTGCTTTTGTGCGGATATCTTGTCGTGATGCTGGGCGTCATTCGTCCGCTGGGAAACTGGTTCGTCAGGCGCAAGGACAGCATTGGATTCTCTTATGAGCTTCTGGGGATTATCGTCGCCGTCGTTCTTTGCTCGGCTGCGGCGACGGAGGCGATTGGGGTGCATCCGCTGTTTGGCGCGTTTCTGGCCGGTGTTTGCTTTCCTCGGATTAAGAGCTGGCAGGTTGCAATTAGAACGCGGGTGGACACAATTGTATCGGTGTTGCTGCTGCCGCTATTTTTTGCGCTGACGGGGATGCGGACTCGGTTGGATTTGCTTACGGGAAATAACATCTGGTTCTGGATGGGGGTTGTTCTGGTTGTTGCTGTTGCGGGAAAGATGGGTGGCGCAGTGCTTGCGGCGCGGTGGACCGGGCAGTCGTGGCAGAACGCTGTGGCTTTAGGAGCCTTGCTTAATACGCGTGGGCTGGTGGAGTTGATTGTGTTGAATATTGCTTATAACGCGCATGTGTTTTCGCCGACTCTGTTTACGATGCTGGTTGTTATGGCGTTGATTACGACGATGCTTACGACGCCGGTGCTCAATCTGCTTGGTATTGAAGACCGCGGACAGAAGGGCCAGGACCTTGCCGTTTTGGCTACTGCCGATTAG
- a CDS encoding thymidine phosphorylase, protein MPIHPIDVILHKRDGLALTDAEIQSFIRDLVDRTPEKQLVTDAQIASLLMAIFQRGLDTRELATLTTAMRFSGEVFDATPLHTFTIDKHSTGGVGDKTSLLIAPILAAAGLSKPTPAGAPGICVPMISGRSLGHTGGTLDKLETIPGFDTQLNLQQLAAVLKECGAALIGQTPRIVPADRILYALRDHTGTVESPFLICASIMSKKLAESLNALVLDVKVGSGAFMPTYEKSKFLAELMVRTGEASGTRTAALLTSMDEPLGRFSGNWVEVWECVDIMQGKRHPMSADLIELSNILSGWMLHLAGRAATPEAGAKLSDEILTSGEAYKAWLKIIAAQHGDTAIFKDPAAFHKPTATRTLTASKDGYLSSMDCKQVGWAVQRLGAGRAKPGDPVSAHAGIEMHAKLGDKLEKGQPLVTLFAEDESLLNEPEHMLQQTLQISTTPPKPQPLIREIITQ, encoded by the coding sequence ATGCCCATCCATCCCATCGACGTCATCCTCCACAAGCGCGACGGCCTCGCCCTCACCGACGCCGAGATCCAATCCTTCATCCGCGACCTCGTAGACCGCACGCCAGAAAAACAACTCGTCACCGACGCGCAAATCGCCAGCCTCCTCATGGCCATCTTCCAGCGCGGCCTCGACACCCGCGAGCTCGCCACGCTCACCACCGCTATGCGCTTCTCCGGCGAAGTCTTCGACGCCACGCCCCTCCACACCTTCACCATCGACAAGCACTCCACCGGCGGCGTCGGCGACAAGACCTCCCTCCTCATCGCCCCCATCCTCGCCGCCGCCGGTCTCTCGAAACCCACGCCCGCCGGAGCCCCCGGCATCTGCGTCCCCATGATCAGCGGCCGCTCCCTAGGCCACACCGGCGGCACGCTAGATAAGCTCGAAACCATCCCCGGCTTCGACACCCAGCTCAACCTCCAGCAATTAGCGGCTGTATTAAAAGAGTGCGGAGCCGCCCTCATCGGCCAAACCCCGCGCATAGTCCCCGCCGACCGCATCTTGTATGCGCTCAGAGACCACACCGGCACCGTCGAATCTCCCTTCCTCATCTGCGCCAGCATCATGAGCAAGAAGCTCGCCGAGAGCCTCAACGCCCTCGTCCTCGACGTCAAAGTAGGCAGCGGAGCCTTCATGCCCACCTACGAAAAATCGAAGTTCCTCGCCGAGCTCATGGTCCGCACCGGCGAAGCCTCCGGCACCCGCACCGCCGCCCTCCTCACCTCAATGGACGAGCCACTCGGCCGCTTCTCCGGCAACTGGGTCGAAGTATGGGAGTGCGTCGACATCATGCAGGGCAAACGTCACCCCATGTCCGCTGACCTCATCGAACTCTCCAACATCCTCTCCGGCTGGATGCTCCACCTCGCAGGCCGCGCCGCCACTCCCGAAGCGGGCGCAAAGCTCTCCGACGAAATCCTCACCAGCGGCGAAGCCTACAAGGCATGGCTAAAGATCATCGCAGCCCAGCACGGCGACACCGCCATCTTCAAAGACCCCGCAGCCTTCCACAAACCCACCGCCACGCGCACTCTCACCGCGTCCAAAGACGGCTACCTCAGCAGCATGGACTGCAAACAAGTAGGCTGGGCCGTTCAACGATTAGGCGCAGGCCGCGCCAAACCCGGCGACCCCGTCAGCGCCCACGCAGGCATCGAGATGCACGCCAAGCTAGGCGACAAGTTAGAAAAAGGCCAACCCCTCGTCACCCTCTTCGCCGAAGACGAATCACTCCTCAACGAGCCCGAACATATGCTCCAGCAAACGTTACAAATCTCCACAACCCCACCAAAGCCCCAACCACTCATCCGCGAAATCATCACACAATAA
- the cdd gene encoding cytidine deaminase: protein MPSNPATDLTTPLIEQLQQKAAAAAQNAYAPYSHFRVGAAVLLEDGSIITGCNVENASYRLTTCAEQNAITSAVSLHGPAIRIHAIAVTNLNNAASQPCGACRQTILEFSTPGTIIIFPKQDGTFDQLTITDLLPAAFALNQ, encoded by the coding sequence ATGCCGTCGAACCCTGCCACCGACCTCACCACGCCCCTGATCGAGCAGCTCCAGCAAAAGGCCGCCGCAGCCGCCCAAAACGCCTACGCCCCCTACAGCCACTTCCGCGTAGGCGCAGCCGTTCTCCTCGAAGACGGCTCCATCATCACCGGCTGCAACGTAGAAAACGCCTCCTACCGCCTCACCACCTGCGCCGAGCAGAACGCCATCACCTCCGCCGTCAGCCTCCACGGCCCGGCTATCCGCATCCACGCCATCGCCGTCACCAACCTCAACAACGCCGCCAGCCAACCCTGCGGAGCCTGCCGCCAAACCATCCTCGAATTCAGCACACCAGGCACCATCATCATCTTCCCCAAACAAGATGGAACCTTCGACCAGCTCACCATCACCGACCTCCTCCCCGCCGCCTTCGCACTCAATCAATAG
- a CDS encoding chemotaxis protein CheA, producing MDDLTKEFIAESQEGLDRMERCLTELEVRPDDGELVGDIFRSVHTIKGTTGFLGFDRLEKLAHTGEHLLGSLRDGKLAVTSELISGLLSLLDGLRAILALIEETGGEGTRADDEDSELIAELTALNGAAPPPVEAELREEVEVHAAAVPAAGAATAAAMGGGDKTLRIDVDVLNRMMNLVGELVLTRNQMLQSNTEAANFPELARRLDSVTADLRETVMQARMQPVGNLFGKFPRLVRDLARTCGREVRIEFSGQETGLDKSLLEAIKDPLTHAVRNSVDHGIEAPHVRVLAGKPAEGCVKLRAFHQGGSVVIEVADDGAGIGIERVLAKAVERNLVTAEQAAGMSEREALQLIFLPGFSTAAAVTNVSGRGVGMDVVRANVEKVGGSVEVESKMGQGTTLRLRVPLTLAIVPALVVRSGGQSFALPQTALVELVYVPKREAQKAVEKIGAAELYRLRERLLPMVWLDRLLALETQCTDEAHGFYLAVLEAEGCRYGLVVDDLLAPEEIVVKPLSSVLREIGLFSGATVLGNGALALILDIAATAARAGVKPMEEEVEEVGAAEATTADASDVSFMVFEDRVKERTALPLDVVERIESVPLTQIEYAGGRPLLQYRGDLLPLRDDGNVLAEMEAGEQTGDEALVTVLICANAGAGGRHRIGMVVRRVLDVSTGKMLEKDAATDGMELALVKEKLTMVHHQFGAGAVTAWKEVA from the coding sequence GTGGATGACCTGACCAAAGAATTTATCGCAGAGAGCCAGGAAGGTCTGGACCGGATGGAACGGTGCCTGACTGAGCTTGAGGTGCGGCCTGACGACGGGGAGCTGGTGGGAGATATCTTCCGCTCGGTGCATACGATCAAAGGGACGACGGGGTTTCTGGGCTTTGACCGGCTGGAGAAGCTGGCGCATACCGGCGAGCATCTGCTGGGCTCGCTGCGGGACGGCAAGCTGGCGGTGACTTCGGAGCTGATTAGCGGTCTGCTGAGTCTGTTGGATGGCTTGCGCGCTATTCTCGCTTTGATTGAAGAGACGGGCGGTGAGGGAACTCGCGCGGACGATGAAGACAGCGAGTTGATCGCAGAGCTTACGGCGCTGAATGGGGCTGCTCCGCCGCCAGTAGAGGCAGAACTGCGTGAAGAGGTTGAGGTTCATGCAGCGGCAGTGCCTGCTGCGGGTGCGGCTACGGCGGCGGCGATGGGGGGTGGCGATAAGACGCTGCGCATCGATGTCGATGTGTTGAACCGCATGATGAATCTGGTGGGCGAACTGGTGTTGACGCGCAACCAGATGTTGCAGAGCAATACGGAGGCTGCGAATTTTCCTGAGCTGGCGCGGCGTTTGGACAGCGTGACGGCGGACCTGCGCGAGACGGTGATGCAGGCGCGGATGCAGCCGGTGGGAAATCTGTTTGGCAAGTTTCCGCGATTGGTACGTGATCTGGCGCGGACCTGCGGACGCGAGGTGAGGATCGAGTTCAGTGGGCAGGAGACGGGGCTCGATAAGAGTTTGCTGGAGGCGATTAAAGATCCGCTGACCCATGCGGTGAGGAACTCTGTCGATCACGGAATTGAAGCGCCGCATGTTCGCGTGCTGGCGGGCAAACCTGCCGAGGGATGCGTGAAGCTGCGCGCGTTTCATCAGGGCGGCTCGGTGGTGATCGAGGTTGCGGATGATGGCGCGGGCATTGGCATTGAGCGTGTGCTGGCCAAGGCGGTCGAGCGCAACCTGGTGACGGCGGAGCAGGCTGCGGGGATGTCGGAGCGAGAGGCGCTGCAGCTTATTTTTCTGCCGGGCTTTTCGACGGCGGCGGCGGTGACGAATGTTTCGGGGCGCGGCGTGGGCATGGATGTGGTCCGCGCGAATGTCGAGAAGGTGGGCGGCAGCGTCGAAGTGGAATCGAAGATGGGGCAGGGAACGACGCTGCGGCTGCGGGTTCCGTTGACGCTGGCGATTGTTCCTGCACTGGTGGTGCGAAGCGGTGGTCAGAGCTTTGCGCTGCCGCAGACGGCGTTGGTGGAGTTGGTGTATGTGCCGAAGCGCGAGGCGCAGAAGGCGGTCGAAAAGATTGGCGCGGCAGAGCTTTACAGGCTTCGCGAACGATTGCTGCCGATGGTTTGGCTGGATAGGCTGCTGGCGCTGGAGACACAGTGCACGGATGAGGCGCATGGATTTTATCTGGCGGTTTTGGAGGCTGAGGGCTGCCGCTATGGATTAGTCGTGGACGATCTGCTGGCTCCGGAAGAGATTGTGGTAAAGCCGCTGTCGTCGGTGCTGCGCGAGATCGGTTTGTTTTCGGGAGCGACGGTGCTGGGCAATGGGGCGCTGGCACTGATTCTTGATATCGCGGCTACGGCTGCACGTGCCGGGGTGAAGCCGATGGAGGAAGAGGTGGAAGAGGTTGGCGCCGCGGAGGCGACGACTGCCGATGCTTCCGATGTCTCCTTCATGGTCTTTGAAGATCGCGTGAAGGAGAGGACTGCGCTGCCGCTGGATGTCGTGGAGAGAATTGAGAGCGTGCCGCTGACTCAAATTGAGTATGCAGGTGGGCGGCCTCTGTTGCAGTATCGTGGCGACCTGTTGCCTTTGCGCGATGACGGCAACGTGCTGGCGGAGATGGAAGCTGGCGAACAGACGGGCGATGAGGCTTTGGTGACGGTGTTGATCTGTGCCAATGCGGGCGCGGGCGGAAGACACCGGATTGGCATGGTGGTGCGACGGGTGCTGGATGTTTCGACGGGCAAGATGCTGGAGAAAGATGCGGCGACGGATGGCATGGAGCTGGCGTTGGTGAAGGAGAAGCTGACGATGGTGCATCACCAGTTCGGCGCGGGTGCGGTGACGGCCTGGAAGGAGGTTGCGTGA
- a CDS encoding chemotaxis protein CheW: MKIASGSAMDAMDGMQDENDAVSLCSLFSGSESFGIDTRKIREVLGKRDLQRVPMAPAYIGGVVPYRGEVLTTVNLRALLGMGENGAASCVLVLEDDEVAERFGLMVDEVGGVVTVNRRMLETNPCTLEARGKWLFDGAYKMQTGLMVQLDPAKLRPSRLAETGLFKQGGTGAMDASTDSR; the protein is encoded by the coding sequence GTGAAGATTGCCAGTGGAAGCGCGATGGACGCTATGGACGGGATGCAGGATGAGAATGATGCGGTGTCGCTGTGCTCGCTGTTCTCGGGGAGCGAGAGTTTTGGAATCGATACCAGAAAGATTCGCGAGGTATTAGGCAAGCGTGATTTGCAGCGGGTGCCGATGGCTCCGGCGTATATCGGAGGTGTGGTTCCGTACCGCGGCGAGGTGTTGACTACGGTGAACCTTCGCGCTCTGTTGGGAATGGGAGAGAACGGCGCAGCGAGTTGCGTGTTGGTGTTGGAAGACGATGAGGTTGCAGAACGATTTGGTTTGATGGTGGATGAGGTGGGCGGCGTGGTGACGGTGAACCGTCGCATGCTGGAGACGAATCCGTGCACGTTGGAGGCAAGAGGAAAGTGGCTGTTCGACGGAGCATACAAGATGCAGACGGGATTGATGGTGCAGCTTGATCCGGCAAAGTTGCGGCCATCGCGGTTGGCGGAGACGGGACTGTTCAAACAAGGTGGTACGGGGGCCATGGATGCGAGCACTGATAGTCGATGA
- a CDS encoding response regulator: MRALIVDDSSFIRDYLRLLLHRMGITCEEAVNGSNALEVLAGAQAFDLMLLDVNMPVMNGLECVKALREAHLGPEMKVMMVTTEADNSFITTALDNGADEFLMKPFTPESLREKMALLGFAAA; encoded by the coding sequence ATGCGAGCACTGATAGTCGATGATTCGAGCTTTATCCGCGATTATCTGCGGCTGCTTTTGCACCGGATGGGAATTACGTGCGAAGAGGCTGTGAATGGAAGCAACGCGCTGGAGGTGCTGGCGGGGGCACAGGCGTTCGACCTGATGCTGCTGGACGTGAACATGCCGGTGATGAACGGGCTGGAGTGCGTGAAGGCGCTGCGCGAGGCGCACCTGGGGCCGGAGATGAAGGTCATGATGGTGACGACCGAAGCGGACAACTCTTTCATTACGACCGCGCTGGATAACGGCGCGGATGAGTTTTTAATGAAGCCCTTTACGCCGGAGAGTCTGCGCGAAAAGATGGCTCTGCTTGGGTTTGCAGCGGCTTAA
- a CDS encoding protein-glutamate methylesterase/protein-glutamine glutaminase, translating into MGISSEQPLRVLAADDSAVMRGIMRKLFEMHAEDRLSRLPSMELCGTAQDGVECMEAVGRLKPDVLVLDLEMPRLNGLDVLERLRDANPGLPVIMCSSYTERGARSTLEALARGAADYVMKPSEQRDLTAALQSLAQQLLPKIAALTKGRRRKADENVAQAAQSARVGEGRRESPIEVVVIGLSTGGPSALEQMLPRLPSSFPVPVLIVQHMPKLFTGALAERLDKCCALRVRQAHDGDAVVPGTVWLAPGDSHLEVAARKMGFGLGDAESTGRGARVKLHQQEPLNHCRPSVDYLFHSAARLYGASTLALMMTGMGADGLGGARAVHEAGGVVLAQDEATSAVWGMPGRVADAGIADAVLPLAAIAGELRQRVNVGRPMRLAAAEHALTTATSRREGMHDLL; encoded by the coding sequence ATGGGGATCTCAAGCGAACAGCCGCTTCGTGTTCTTGCGGCGGACGACTCCGCCGTGATGCGCGGAATTATGCGGAAGCTATTCGAGATGCACGCAGAGGACAGGCTGAGCAGGCTGCCGTCGATGGAGTTGTGCGGGACGGCGCAGGATGGCGTGGAGTGTATGGAGGCCGTGGGGCGGCTGAAGCCGGACGTTCTGGTGCTGGATCTGGAGATGCCGCGGTTGAACGGGCTGGATGTTCTCGAACGGCTGCGAGATGCGAATCCAGGGCTGCCGGTGATTATGTGCAGCTCGTACACGGAGCGAGGAGCGCGATCGACGCTGGAGGCGCTGGCGCGTGGAGCTGCGGATTATGTGATGAAGCCGAGCGAGCAGCGCGATCTGACGGCGGCGTTGCAGTCGTTGGCGCAGCAGTTGCTGCCGAAGATTGCGGCGCTGACCAAGGGGCGCAGGCGAAAGGCCGATGAGAATGTTGCACAGGCTGCGCAGAGCGCGAGGGTTGGTGAGGGACGCAGGGAATCTCCGATTGAAGTGGTGGTGATTGGGCTGTCGACGGGTGGGCCGTCGGCGCTGGAGCAGATGCTGCCGCGGTTGCCGTCGAGCTTTCCTGTGCCAGTGCTGATTGTGCAACATATGCCGAAGTTGTTTACGGGTGCGCTGGCGGAGCGGCTGGATAAGTGCTGCGCGTTGCGAGTGAGGCAGGCTCACGACGGCGATGCGGTGGTGCCGGGAACGGTGTGGCTGGCTCCGGGGGACTCGCACCTGGAGGTGGCTGCGAGGAAGATGGGATTTGGCCTGGGCGATGCTGAATCGACGGGCCGCGGAGCGAGAGTGAAGCTGCATCAGCAGGAGCCGCTGAATCATTGCAGGCCGTCGGTGGACTATTTGTTTCATTCGGCTGCGCGGCTTTATGGTGCGAGTACGCTGGCGTTGATGATGACGGGGATGGGCGCGGATGGATTGGGTGGCGCGCGAGCGGTGCATGAGGCGGGCGGCGTGGTGCTGGCGCAGGATGAGGCGACGTCAGCAGTGTGGGGAATGCCGGGACGAGTTGCGGATGCGGGGATTGCGGATGCTGTGCTGCCGCTGGCCGCGATTGCCGGAGAGTTGAGGCAGCGCGTGAACGTGGGACGGCCGATGCGGCTGGCGGCGGCTGAACATGCGCTGACTACGGCGACTTCGCGGCGGGAGGGGATGCATGACTTGCTCTGA
- a CDS encoding CheR family methyltransferase, whose protein sequence is MTCSDSDYAYLRELVLQQSANRIDPSRNALFDARLKPIAQKAGASSLKDFVSILKVDRAPHLHRAVAEAMTINETSFFRDLKPFEMLRETIFPRLIEQRRGQRRLRIWSAASSTGQEAYSLAMLIAEHFPIVAGWDVKIIGTDISQYVIDYARRGRYRRLEVNRGLPARMLLKYLVRDGEEWMISDRIRSMCEFQYANLCETLPKLPVFDLVMLRNVLLYFPPQDRSYLFKDVYRLMAPDGCLVLGNAEQAEDSSDLFEVEFASNSYCYRPVVGVE, encoded by the coding sequence ATGACTTGCTCTGATTCTGATTACGCGTATCTGCGGGAACTGGTGCTGCAACAGTCGGCCAATCGTATCGATCCGTCGCGCAATGCGCTGTTCGATGCGCGGCTGAAGCCGATTGCGCAGAAGGCAGGCGCGTCGAGTCTTAAGGATTTTGTGAGTATTTTGAAGGTGGATCGAGCACCGCATCTTCATCGTGCTGTGGCTGAGGCGATGACGATTAATGAGACCAGCTTTTTTCGGGACTTGAAGCCGTTTGAGATGCTGCGTGAGACGATTTTTCCGCGGCTGATTGAGCAGCGGAGGGGGCAGCGGCGGTTGCGCATCTGGAGTGCGGCCAGTTCTACCGGGCAGGAAGCGTACAGTCTGGCGATGTTGATTGCGGAGCATTTCCCCATCGTCGCGGGATGGGATGTGAAGATTATTGGGACGGATATTTCGCAGTATGTGATCGACTATGCGCGACGGGGACGGTATCGGAGGCTTGAGGTGAATCGCGGCTTGCCTGCGCGGATGCTGTTGAAGTATCTGGTGCGCGATGGCGAGGAGTGGATGATCTCGGATCGGATTCGCTCGATGTGCGAGTTTCAGTATGCGAATCTGTGCGAGACGCTGCCGAAGCTGCCGGTGTTTGATCTGGTGATGCTGCGGAATGTGCTGCTTTACTTTCCTCCGCAGGACCGGAGTTATCTTTTTAAGGACGTGTATCGGTTGATGGCTCCGGATGGTTGCCTGGTGCTGGGAAATGCGGAACAGGCGGAGGACTCGTCGGATTTGTTTGAGGTGGAGTTTGCTTCGAATTCTTACTGCTATCGGCCTGTGGTTGGAGTTGAGTAG